In Quercus robur chromosome 11, dhQueRobu3.1, whole genome shotgun sequence, the following proteins share a genomic window:
- the LOC126707106 gene encoding respiratory burst oxidase homolog protein E: protein MRLSASSGSSSKRTNYSRSFELQDDLDDSSIISGGGGAMLPIFLSGLGRQSNSQDLVEVTLELEDDSVVVCSVTPTRDELQPPRLERNLSITSRIRRKFPWLRSSTNASETASEDEAEENTIMSARDARRIKASLQRSRSNAQQALKGLRFISKSTSTRASDSEDLWRKVESRFRKLAKDGLLSRDDFGECIGMVDSKEFAVGIFDALARRRRQKIAKITKEELRDFWLQISDQSFDARLQIFFDMADVNEDGRITREEIQELIMLSASANKLSKLKEQAEDYASLIMEELDPENLGYIELWQLETLLLQRDNYMNYSRPLSTASVGWSQNLGSIRPKNVMRRVTGTLRSHILENWQRGWILMLWFFVMAGLFAWKFTQYRNRAAFQVMGYCVAAAKGAAETLKLNMALILLPVCRNTLTWLRSTRARSFIPFDDNINFHKTIACAIVIGIFIHAGTHLACDFPRIINSSPEDFALIASDFGNTRPTYKGLLSGVEGVTGIAMVVLMAISFTLATRGFRRNLVKLPAPFNRLTGFNAFWYSHHLLGLVYILLIVHGTFLFLAHKWDQKTAWMYISVPLLLYIAERSVRTCRSGHYSVKVLKVSVLPGNVFSLVMSKPQRFKYESGQYIFLQCPTISPFEWHPFSITSAPGDDYLSVHIRIVGDWTQELKRIFAEGTHLPPSIIGPAKLSTLLEQKDQTSQPRLLVDGPYGAPAQDYKNYDVLLLVGLGIGATPFISILRDLLNNTTEEHQDSTTETSRSDDSLNSFTSSNVTPGSGNKKLQRVKSAHFYWVTREPGSFEWFKGVMDQVAEMDHKGQIELHNYLTSVYEEHDARSTLITMVQALNHAKHGVDILSGTRVRTHFARPNWKEVCTKIASKHPYATVGVFYCGLPVLAKELKKLCHELSHKTSTRFEFHKEYF, encoded by the exons ATGAGGTTATCGGCGTCGTCGGGATCGTCGTCGAAGCGAACCAATTACAGCCGGTCATTCGAGCTACAGGACGATCTCGATGACTCCTCCATCATCAGTGGCGGCGGCGGAGCAATGCTGCCGATATTTCTCAGCGGCCTTGGACGACAGAGCAATTCGCAAGACTTAGTTGAAGTCACGCTAGAGCTCGAGGACGACTCAGTCGTCGTGTGCAGCGTAACTCCGACGAGAGACGAATTGCAGCCTCCGCGACTCGAGAGGAACCTGTCGATTACGTCGAGGATTCGCCGGAAATTCCCGTGGCTGAGATCTTCGACTAACGCGTCGGAAACTGCTTCGGAAGATGAGGCAGAGGAGAACACGATCATGTCGGCTCGCGATGCTCGAAGAATCAAAGCGAGTCTTCAACGATCGCGATCGAACGCGCAGCAAGCTCTCAAAGGACTTAGATTCATCAGCAAAAGTACGAGTACTAGAGCATCCGATTCTGAAGATTTATGGAGAAAAGTTGAGTCCAGATTTCGTAAACTCGCTAAAGACGGTTTGCTTTCTCGAGATGATTTCGGTGAATGCATAG GAATGGTTGACTCGAAAGAGTTTGCGGTTGGGATATTCGATGCATTGGCACGGAGGAGGAGACAGAAGATAGCGAAGATAACGAAAGAAGAGCTACGCGATTTCTGGTTACAGATTTCGGACCAGAGTTTTGACGCGCGACTTCAGATTTTCTTTGACAT GGCGGATGTCAATGAGGACGGAAGAATTACAAGGGAGGAGATTCAAGAG CTTATAATGCTCAGTGCTTCTGCAAACAAGCTATCCAAGTTGAAAGAACAGGCTGAAGACTACGCTTCGTTGATAatggaagaactagatccaGAAAATCTAGGATATATTGAG TTATGGCAGTTAGAAACGCTGCTCCTACAAAGAGACAATTACATGAACTATAGCAGACCACTGAGCACAGCAAGTGTAGGCTGGAGTCAGAACCTTGGTTCCATTAGACCCAAGAATGTGATGCGAAGAGTAACCGGAACACTAAGGAGTCACATACTAGAGAATTGGCAGAGAGGCTGGATTTTGATGTTGTGGTTCTTTGTCATGGCTGGCCTTTTCGCCTGGAAATTCACCCAATATAGAAATAGAGCAGCATTTCAAGTCATGGGCTATTGCGTGGCAGCTGCAAAAGGGGCTGCAGAGACTCTGAAACTCAacatggctctcatcctcttACCAGTTTGTCGAAACACTCTAACATGGCTTCGGTCCACAAGAGCCAGGTCCTTTATCCCCTTTGACGACAACATTAATTTCCACAAG ACGATTGCATGTGCTATAGTCATTGGAATCTTCATTCATGCGGGAACCCATCTAGCATGTGACTTTCCTCGCATTATAAACTCATCTCCGGAAGATTTTGCCTTGATAGCTTCCGATTTCGGAAACACAAGACCCACATACAAAGGCCTTTTGAGCGGGGTTGAAGGGGTGACTGGGATTGCAATGGTGGTCTTAATGGCTATCTCTTTCACATTAGCAACACGAGGCTTccggagaaatctggtgaagcTGCCTGCACCATTTAACAGATTGACGGGGTTTAATGCATTCTGGTACTCTCATCACCTTCTTGGTCTTGTCTATATTTTGCTAATTGTTCATGGAACTTTCTTGTTCTTGGCGCACAAGTGGGACCAAAAAACG GCATGGATGTACATCTCTGTTCCATTGTTGCTCTACATAGCAGAGCGGAGCGTGCGAACTTGTAGATCAGGGCATTATTCAGTTAAAGTATTAAAG GTTTCAGTACTACCAGGAAATGTTTTTAGTTTAGTCATGTCCAAGCCTCAGCGATTTAAGTACGAAAGTGGGCAATACATATTTCTACAATGCCCAACAATCTCTCCATTTGAATG GCATCCATTTTCCATCACTTCAGCACCAGGAGATGACTACCTAAGTGTTCACATCCGGATAGTAGGTGACTGGACACAAGAATTGAAGCGAATTTTTGCCGAGGGTACTCATTTACCACCATCTATTATTGGTCCAGCCAAACTTAGTACTCTACTCGAGCAAAAGGATCAGACGAG CCAACCAAGACTGCTAGTTGATGGACCATATGGGGCTCCAGCACAGGACTACAAAAATTATGATGTCTTGCTCCTAGTAGGACTTGGAATTGGAGCTACTCCTTTTATAAGCATCCTTAGAGATCTTCTAAACAATACAACAGAAGAACATCAG GATTCAACCACAGAAACGAGTAGATCAGATGACAGCCTGAATAGTTTTACATCTTCAAATGTGACACCAGGAAGCGGAAACAAGAAGTTGCAGAGGGTCAAAAGTGCTCATTTCTACTGGGTTACCAGGGAACCTGGATCATTTGAATGGTTTAAAGGAGTCATGGACCAAGTAGCAGAAATGGATCACAAA GGTCAAATTGAGCTGCACAACTACCTTACAAGTGTTTATGAAGAACATGATGCGAGATCAACCCTGATCACAATGGTTCAAGCTCTGAACCATGCTAAACATGGCGTTGACATCCTATCCGGCACCCGA gTAAGGACGCACTTTGCTAGGCCTAATTGGAAAGAAGTATGCACTAAAATAGCTTCAAAGCATCCATACGCAACAGTAG GGGTTTTCTACTGTGGGTTGCCAGTTTTGGCAAAGGAGCTGAAGAAGCTATGTCACGAGCTCAGTCACAAGACCTCTACACGATTCGAGTTTCACAAGGAGTATTTCTGA
- the LOC126707112 gene encoding uncharacterized protein LOC126707112 → MDVRIPLKMNEKLLEEFREEEIRFALNEMHPTKSPGPDEVYWKLREEAPNIDWNVFAFLAWNIWNNRNHLRHEGKCKTAKTIVSDTNRFVEEFRQGITSTNHTSRPRPKAVAQWRPPEFGWYKINVDGAVFKDAGNCGVGVIIRNEEGSLMGVMSKKLSLHLGALEVVAKATDEGICLAKDLGLKDVVIEGDVKVVMSALA, encoded by the exons ATGGATGTTCGCATTCCACTGAAAATGAATGAGAAGTTGCTGGAGGAATTTCGAGAGGAGGAGATCAGATTTGCACTAAATGAAATGCATCCTACAAAATCTCCTGGCCCGGATG AAGTTTACTGGAAGCTCAGAGAGGAGGCACCGAATATTGATTGGAATGTGTTTGCGTTCTTGGCATGGAACATTTGGAACAACCGTAACCATCTCAGGCATGAGGGGAAATGCAAGACTGCAAAAACCATTGTTAGTGATACTAACAGATTTGTTGAAGAATTTAGGCAGGGGATAACCTCGACTAATCACACGTCTCGGCCAAGGCCTAAAGCTGTAGCACAATGGCGCCCTCCAGAGTTTGGTTGGTACAAAATCAATGTTGACGGAGCAGTTTTTAAGGATGCTGGCAATTGTGGGGTGGGCGTTATTATTAGAAATGAGGAGGGTAGTCTGATGGGAGTGATGAGTAAAAAGCTCTCTTTGCATTTGGGAGCTCTAGAGGTGGTAGCTAAGGCGACGGATGAAGGAATCTGCTTGGCGAAAGACCTGGGCTTGAAGGATGTAGTAATTGAAGGAGACGTGAAGGTAGTCATGTCTGCTCTAGCCTAG
- the LOC126707113 gene encoding uncharacterized protein LOC126707113 codes for MSASDHCLQVLWLERKVCSRSPKRRFLFEAMWSRDERCKKVIEEAWDPLRVDPNFQIHDRLRNCQTRLQRWNREVFKNVNKVLKVRQEHLQDLEVLNMLHKTASEIEKLRKEINEALTQEEVMWNQRSRALWMKCGDRNTKFFHAMATQRQRHNMIEGLWGADGQWHEEKRKKIKEIIIYYFKNIF; via the coding sequence ATGTCTGCCTCTGATCATTGCTTGCAGGTTTTATGGTTGGAAAGGAAGGTTTGTTCAAGATCACCGAAGAGAAGGTTCTTGTTTGAGGCCATGTGGTCTCGAGATGAGCGGTGCAAGAAAGTTATTGAGGAAGCATGGGATCCATTAAGAGTAGACCCGAATTTTCAGATTCATGATAGACTAAGGAACTGTCAAACCCGCCTCCAAAGGTGGAACAGAGAAGTCTTCAAAAATGTGAACAAAGTTTTAAAAGTGAGGCAAGAGCATCTCCAAGATCTTGAGGTCCTAAATATGCTACACAAAACTGCTAGTGAGATTGAGAAACTCAGGAAAGAAATCAATGAAGCACTTACGCAGGAAGAAGTAATGTGGAATCAAAGGTCAAGGGCATTGTGGATGAAATGTGGAGATAGGAATACTAAGTTCTTCCATGCAATGGCAACTCAAAGGCAGAGGCATAACATGATTGAAGGCCTATGGGGTGCGGATGGGCAATGGCatgaggagaaaagaaaaaaaattaaggagaTCATTATTTATTACTTCAAAAACATCTTTTAG